From a region of the Mucilaginibacter auburnensis genome:
- a CDS encoding glycoside hydrolase family 2 TIM barrel-domain containing protein, protein MRSIKTALLIACIQLSLSVNAQSVRRESPFDDNWKFKKEATDGAAMAGFDDKAWRTVDLPHDWSIEPLGNQSPGNIIGPFSKDSPGATATGYTMGGTAWYRKTFTFSPAEKYSQTIINFDGVYMNSEVWVNGKLLAKQPYGYTPFDVDISAALNPAGKPNVIAVKVANEGKNSRWYSGSGIYRHVTLIRKQTVHLPQNGVNITTENLNAAKATIKVAASVENSGKPSGPVLLSIKIIDPTGKVVQTVKSSAKPLTATFAQFEQNITVNAPKTWSVEKPDLYSAEIEVLANGKVTDKSKTVFGIRTIHFDAVTGFTLNGKRVLLKGGCLHHDNGFLGAATIDRAEERRVELMKKNGFNAIRTSHNPPSKQFLDACDKYGIVVIDEAFDMWERPKNPEDYHLYFKEWWKKDLKALIHRDRNHPSVVFWSIGNEINERVDSLGLAIEKELVAEVKRLDNTRPVTEAICSFWDHPGYKWESTISAFAMLDVGGYNYMYKEYEADHVKHPERIMMGTESYPKEAFENWQLVKKHPYVIGDFVWTAMDYFGETGLGNSRLNDETVKGILRPFPWFNGFCGDIDITGAKKPQMLYRDVLWENSNLEMLVHAPFPEGKREIVSQWGWPNEWSSWNWAGNEDKIMDVRVFSNYPLVRLELNGKVIGEQKLSEDTKLTATFKVPYQPGTLKAIGIKDGKELEIKQLTTTGKPAKIKLIADRAAINANRNDLSYVRIEITDANGNTVPNAEVPVRISVSGDGEIAGSGSASPNDMESVNNPVCKTYKGAALAILRPLKNGKKGAIQLKVEAEGLSAAQMSINLK, encoded by the coding sequence ATGAGATCCATTAAAACCGCATTGCTTATTGCCTGCATCCAGTTAAGTTTGAGTGTTAATGCACAATCCGTTCGCAGGGAAAGCCCTTTTGACGATAACTGGAAATTTAAAAAAGAGGCGACCGACGGTGCAGCGATGGCTGGCTTTGATGATAAAGCATGGCGAACTGTAGACCTGCCGCACGACTGGAGCATTGAGCCTTTGGGAAATCAGTCTCCTGGAAACATCATAGGCCCTTTTTCTAAAGATAGTCCGGGTGCAACAGCAACAGGCTATACAATGGGCGGTACGGCATGGTACCGCAAAACGTTTACTTTCAGTCCGGCTGAAAAATACAGCCAAACCATCATCAATTTTGATGGAGTATACATGAACTCCGAAGTATGGGTGAATGGCAAATTGTTAGCTAAACAACCTTACGGCTACACGCCTTTTGATGTCGATATAAGCGCAGCGCTTAATCCCGCAGGAAAACCTAATGTGATAGCTGTAAAAGTTGCTAACGAGGGTAAAAATTCCAGGTGGTATAGTGGCTCGGGCATCTACAGGCATGTTACGCTGATAAGAAAGCAAACGGTACATTTGCCTCAAAACGGCGTTAATATTACTACAGAGAATTTAAATGCGGCTAAGGCTACTATCAAAGTAGCCGCTTCTGTTGAAAATTCTGGTAAACCCTCAGGGCCGGTACTGCTATCTATAAAAATAATTGACCCAACCGGCAAAGTTGTTCAAACAGTTAAATCGTCTGCAAAGCCTTTAACCGCAACTTTCGCTCAATTTGAGCAAAACATAACTGTTAATGCGCCTAAAACGTGGTCGGTAGAAAAGCCTGATCTATATTCTGCCGAAATTGAAGTATTAGCCAACGGAAAGGTTACCGATAAAAGTAAAACTGTTTTTGGCATACGCACTATTCATTTTGATGCCGTTACAGGATTCACTTTAAACGGTAAAAGAGTTTTATTGAAAGGCGGATGTTTACACCATGACAACGGCTTTTTAGGTGCGGCTACCATTGACCGTGCCGAGGAACGCCGGGTTGAACTGATGAAGAAAAACGGATTTAACGCCATACGTACCAGCCATAACCCACCATCAAAACAGTTTTTAGATGCCTGCGATAAATATGGTATAGTGGTTATTGACGAAGCTTTTGATATGTGGGAAAGGCCCAAAAACCCGGAAGACTACCACCTTTATTTTAAAGAATGGTGGAAAAAGGATTTGAAAGCCTTGATACATCGCGACCGTAACCATCCGTCGGTTGTTTTCTGGAGTATCGGTAACGAAATAAATGAGCGGGTAGATTCATTAGGTTTAGCCATTGAAAAAGAGCTGGTTGCTGAAGTTAAAAGATTGGACAATACCCGCCCGGTAACGGAAGCCATTTGCAGTTTTTGGGATCACCCGGGCTATAAATGGGAAAGTACTATATCTGCATTTGCCATGTTGGATGTAGGCGGCTACAATTATATGTACAAAGAATATGAGGCCGACCATGTTAAACATCCTGAACGTATAATGATGGGTACCGAATCATACCCAAAAGAAGCCTTTGAGAATTGGCAGCTGGTTAAAAAACATCCTTATGTTATTGGCGATTTTGTGTGGACGGCTATGGATTACTTTGGCGAGACCGGATTAGGTAACAGCCGTTTGAATGATGAAACGGTTAAAGGCATTTTGAGGCCCTTCCCGTGGTTCAACGGCTTTTGCGGAGATATTGATATTACAGGCGCAAAGAAACCTCAAATGCTCTATCGCGATGTGCTTTGGGAGAACAGTAATTTGGAAATGTTGGTACACGCGCCGTTTCCCGAAGGGAAAAGAGAAATTGTAAGCCAATGGGGATGGCCAAACGAATGGTCAAGCTGGAACTGGGCCGGGAACGAAGACAAGATTATGGATGTAAGAGTGTTTAGCAACTACCCTCTGGTAAGGCTTGAACTCAATGGCAAGGTAATAGGCGAGCAAAAATTAAGCGAAGACACCAAACTAACAGCCACTTTTAAAGTACCTTATCAACCCGGAACGCTAAAAGCCATCGGTATAAAAGATGGCAAAGAACTTGAAATTAAACAGCTCACAACTACCGGCAAGCCGGCAAAGATAAAACTGATTGCCGACCGTGCAGCCATCAATGCCAACCGTAATGATCTATCGTACGTACGGATCGAGATAACTGATGCCAACGGAAATACTGTACCAAACGCTGAAGTTCCTGTAAGAATATCGGTGTCTGGCGATGGCGAAATTGCCGGTTCCGGCAGCGCTTCGCCTAATGATATGGAAAGTGTAAACAACCCAGTTTGCAAAACGTACAAGGGAGCTGCATTAGCTATATTACGACCGTTAAAGAATGGTAAAAAAGGCGCTATTCAGCTAAAAGTTGAGGCAGAAGGTTTGAGCGCTGCACAGATGAGCATTAACTTAAAGTAG
- a CDS encoding electron transfer flavoprotein subunit alpha/FixB family protein: MSVLVYAENAGGNFKKSTFEVISYARAIADQNNATLTALSIGEVDGNELKILALYGADKIITVPNEKLKNFVNQAYASVIAQVAESEAATVVVLSNSFSGRGLAPRIGVKLNAGVIDGAVALPDQADGKFVVKKTVFSGKAFAMVELTSAKKVISLTPNSYQITEAAKPEVIEEFNATLNESDFRAVLKEIVQATDKVSLPEAEIIVSGGRGLKGPENWRMLEELADALGAALACSKPVSDAGWRPHSEHVGQTGIAVSPNLYIAVGISGAIQHLAGVSSSKTIVVINKDPDAPFFKVADYGIVGDAFEVVPKLIAAIKNNKATA, encoded by the coding sequence ATGTCTGTTTTAGTATATGCGGAGAATGCGGGTGGCAACTTCAAAAAATCAACTTTTGAGGTAATAAGCTATGCCCGTGCCATTGCCGATCAAAATAACGCCACGTTAACAGCACTTTCTATTGGTGAAGTTGATGGAAATGAACTTAAAATATTGGCACTATATGGTGCTGATAAGATTATTACAGTACCTAACGAGAAGTTAAAAAACTTTGTAAACCAAGCTTATGCATCGGTAATTGCACAGGTTGCTGAAAGCGAGGCGGCAACTGTTGTTGTGCTGTCTAATTCTTTCTCGGGCCGGGGTTTGGCTCCACGCATTGGTGTTAAATTAAATGCTGGCGTTATTGATGGTGCCGTTGCATTACCTGACCAGGCCGATGGCAAATTTGTGGTTAAAAAAACAGTTTTTTCAGGAAAAGCTTTCGCCATGGTTGAATTAACATCAGCCAAAAAAGTAATTTCGCTTACGCCGAATTCATACCAAATTACTGAAGCAGCTAAGCCTGAAGTTATTGAAGAATTTAACGCGACTTTAAATGAATCTGATTTTAGAGCGGTGTTAAAAGAAATTGTACAAGCCACCGATAAAGTGTCGCTTCCTGAGGCAGAGATCATTGTATCAGGAGGCCGGGGATTGAAAGGGCCTGAGAACTGGCGCATGCTGGAAGAATTGGCAGATGCGCTTGGCGCTGCCCTCGCCTGCTCAAAACCTGTATCAGATGCCGGTTGGCGACCCCACAGCGAACATGTTGGACAAACTGGTATAGCTGTGAGCCCAAATTTGTATATTGCGGTGGGAATTTCGGGAGCTATACAACACCTTGCGGGCGTTAGTTCATCAAAAACAATTGTAGTAATCAATAAGGACCCTGATGCACCTTTTTTCAAAGTTGCAGACTATGGCATTGTAGGAGATGCCTTTGAAGTGGTACCAAAATTGATAGCAGCTATTAAAAACAATAAAGCAACAGCGTAA
- a CDS encoding nucleoside permease, whose amino-acid sequence MNIKFRLILLNFMQFFIWGAWLLTVGAYWFQNKGWSGAQFGAIFSTMGIAAIFMPTITGIIADRYINAEKLYGVMHLCGAVVLFCLPMVTDPKIFFWVILLNMVFYMPTLSLSITVCYSALKNLNMDVIKVFPPIRTWGTVGFIAALWTVSLTHNETSANQFYIASAVSLILGLYSFTLPKCAPLFKKATGVLASGDLGLNAFKLFKDPRFAVFFVFSLLLGAALQLTNAYGDTFIHDFDANPAYKDTIAVKYPAIIMSISQISETLFILAIPFFLRRFGIKYVMLFSMLAWVLRFGLFAFGDPADGLWMIILSCIVYGMAFDFFNISGSLFVETQTTPEIRGSAQGLFMMMVNGFGALSGSLISGIIIDNFFTLANGSKDWHNIWLAFAGYALVIAIIFPFVFKYKHNAALKHAIAHA is encoded by the coding sequence ATGAATATTAAGTTTCGCTTGATTCTGTTAAACTTCATGCAATTTTTTATATGGGGGGCTTGGTTGCTAACCGTTGGTGCATATTGGTTCCAAAATAAGGGATGGTCTGGGGCACAATTCGGCGCTATCTTCTCTACTATGGGCATTGCCGCCATTTTCATGCCTACCATAACCGGCATAATTGCAGACAGGTATATAAACGCAGAAAAGCTATATGGCGTTATGCATTTATGCGGCGCGGTGGTATTATTTTGTCTGCCAATGGTGACTGATCCTAAAATTTTCTTTTGGGTTATCTTGCTAAATATGGTATTCTATATGCCTACTCTGTCGCTCTCTATAACAGTATGCTACTCCGCGTTAAAAAACCTCAATATGGATGTAATAAAGGTATTCCCTCCTATCCGCACGTGGGGTACCGTAGGTTTTATTGCGGCATTATGGACGGTGAGCTTAACACACAACGAAACCAGCGCCAATCAGTTTTACATAGCTTCAGCGGTGTCCTTGATATTAGGATTATATTCATTTACGTTGCCTAAGTGCGCACCTCTGTTTAAAAAGGCAACAGGTGTATTAGCTTCAGGCGACTTAGGTTTGAATGCCTTTAAATTGTTTAAGGATCCGCGGTTTGCTGTTTTCTTTGTCTTTTCGCTTTTATTAGGTGCTGCACTACAGCTAACCAATGCGTATGGCGATACATTTATTCATGATTTTGATGCCAACCCGGCATATAAGGACACAATAGCCGTAAAGTATCCGGCCATCATCATGTCTATTTCTCAGATATCAGAAACGCTTTTCATCCTCGCCATACCTTTCTTCCTGCGAAGATTTGGTATTAAGTACGTTATGTTGTTCAGTATGCTGGCCTGGGTACTTCGTTTTGGTTTATTTGCTTTTGGTGACCCTGCGGACGGTCTTTGGATGATCATTCTATCATGCATAGTTTACGGCATGGCGTTTGACTTCTTCAATATATCAGGTTCGCTATTCGTTGAAACGCAAACTACTCCCGAAATTAGAGGAAGCGCGCAAGGCCTGTTTATGATGATGGTAAATGGCTTCGGCGCGCTATCAGGCAGTTTGATAAGCGGAATTATTATTGATAATTTTTTTACCCTTGCAAATGGCAGTAAAGATTGGCATAACATATGGCTTGCTTTTGCGGGCTACGCTTTAGTAATAGCCATAATTTTCCCATTTGTGTTTAAATACAAACACAATGCAGCCTTAAAACATGCAATAGCACATGCTTAA
- a CDS encoding Dabb family protein has product MKTTNRRKFLTTTAALAAGTAASAMSTHTTAEKYPVVHHALFWLKNPGSKADLDKLVKGVKSLGKIDLVRQIHVGVVASTEKRDVVDNSWSVSEIMFFNSLADQAAYQAHPIHLKFVEECSGLWEKVVVYDAIEA; this is encoded by the coding sequence ATGAAAACAACTAACCGTAGAAAATTTTTAACAACTACCGCTGCCTTAGCAGCGGGCACAGCAGCATCAGCCATGTCAACTCATACAACAGCAGAAAAATACCCGGTAGTTCACCACGCTCTTTTCTGGTTAAAGAACCCGGGTTCAAAAGCCGATCTGGATAAATTAGTAAAAGGAGTAAAAAGTCTTGGCAAAATTGATTTGGTACGTCAGATACACGTAGGTGTTGTAGCCAGTACCGAAAAACGCGATGTAGTGGATAACAGCTGGTCAGTGTCAGAGATAATGTTTTTTAATAGTCTGGCAGATCAGGCAGCTTACCAGGCGCATCCTATACATTTAAAGTTTGTGGAAGAGTGCAGCGGGCTGTGGGAAAAGGTAGTGGTTTATGACGCTATTGAGGCATAA
- the chrA gene encoding chromate efflux transporter — translation MNKHNLLFLRDVIFYTLSAFGGPQAHIAILLREFVQKRRYITEEELVELTALTQLLPGPSSTQTLIGIAWKVGGMRMAILTFLIWILPSATIMCIAAISYSMFVGNAKVASVLRYIQPMAIGIVAYATFTFAKRFLTTQTGKLLAVGSMVATLILQSPYAFPLLILLGGIISSALETQPQENELRVKLFSNVNPRKVTYFIGILLAFAALGAIINRTSPFSLPIRLFENFYRNGILIFGGGQVLVPLMYTEFVELKHYLSSSEFLSGYALQQALPGPTFSFTSFLGGIAMSKYGVPGQVLGSVIAVIGINLPGFILITFIVPFWDDLKKITRIKNSMSGINAVAVGFMATALILLLKPFNGNWMAYGLMVATFLLMYFTKIKTPIVILIGVVLGLVL, via the coding sequence ATGAACAAACACAACCTGCTTTTTCTTCGCGATGTAATATTTTATACGCTGAGTGCTTTTGGGGGGCCTCAGGCGCACATCGCTATTTTATTGCGGGAGTTTGTTCAAAAACGCAGGTATATTACCGAAGAGGAGTTGGTTGAGTTAACGGCGTTAACACAGCTATTGCCGGGGCCATCTTCCACCCAAACTTTAATAGGCATTGCCTGGAAGGTTGGCGGCATGCGCATGGCTATCCTTACCTTTCTAATATGGATTTTGCCATCTGCCACAATAATGTGCATCGCGGCAATCAGCTATAGCATGTTTGTGGGCAATGCAAAAGTGGCATCAGTATTACGCTATATCCAGCCTATGGCAATTGGTATTGTTGCTTACGCAACTTTTACTTTTGCTAAACGATTTTTAACTACGCAAACAGGCAAATTACTTGCCGTTGGTTCAATGGTTGCCACGCTCATTCTGCAATCGCCCTACGCGTTTCCTTTGCTCATTTTGCTGGGAGGAATTATCTCATCCGCCTTAGAAACGCAGCCGCAGGAGAACGAATTAAGGGTAAAACTCTTCTCTAACGTAAATCCGAGAAAAGTAACTTATTTTATAGGTATACTGCTGGCTTTCGCTGCGCTGGGTGCTATCATTAACCGTACATCGCCTTTTAGTTTACCTATCAGGTTATTTGAGAACTTTTACCGTAACGGCATTTTGATATTTGGCGGTGGGCAGGTATTGGTGCCCTTAATGTATACCGAATTTGTCGAGTTGAAGCATTATCTAAGCAGTTCAGAATTTTTATCCGGATATGCTTTGCAGCAGGCCCTGCCGGGACCCACGTTCTCATTTACTTCCTTTTTAGGGGGTATAGCCATGTCAAAATATGGCGTGCCGGGTCAAGTGCTGGGTAGTGTGATAGCAGTTATAGGTATTAACCTTCCCGGATTTATTTTGATCACCTTTATTGTTCCGTTTTGGGATGACCTTAAGAAGATAACCCGCATTAAAAACTCTATGAGCGGCATCAACGCGGTTGCGGTAGGTTTTATGGCAACAGCCTTAATATTGCTATTAAAGCCGTTTAATGGTAATTGGATGGCCTATGGTTTGATGGTTGCCACCTTTCTGCTAATGTATTTTACCAAAATAAAAACTCCTATAGTAATATTGATAGGCGTTGTACTTGGTTTGGTGCTGTAG
- a CDS encoding glycoside hydrolase family 27 protein, protein MTFSYLRKTGIALLCCVASLTASAQTKSNFKSWAQTPPMGWNSWDAYGPTVTEAEVKANADYMAANMKNLGWQYIVVDIRWFVENDKAGGYNQTDPIYVMDEYGRYLPSTKRFPSSANGKGFKPLADYMHSKGLKFGIHIMRGVPVKAVNEKLPIKGTNGITADKIYTTAMQCTWLKDNYTVLADKPGAQEYYNSIMELYASWEVDFIKIDDLSRPYHQGEIELIRNAIDLTGRPMVLSTSPGETPIAKADHVKEHANMWRMVDDVWDIWKDLTHLMKVAQPWYSYISPGTWPDCDMIPLGRIAIRGERGKDRMTRLTKEEQYSLMTFFTIFRSPLMFGGDLPSNDAFTQSLLTNKDVLAMHRDGTDVKQLFMENGQLAITSRNSKTGQRYIALFNIGDTGNANVSVNLKDLGLSGKVKVKDLWTGAASTQTDATLSRSIAPHASVLLSISN, encoded by the coding sequence ATGACATTCTCCTACTTGAGAAAAACCGGTATCGCGCTGCTATGCTGTGTTGCCTCGTTAACAGCATCGGCGCAAACAAAATCAAACTTTAAAAGCTGGGCGCAAACCCCGCCTATGGGCTGGAACAGCTGGGACGCTTATGGCCCTACCGTTACCGAGGCTGAAGTAAAGGCCAATGCAGATTATATGGCTGCCAACATGAAAAATTTGGGCTGGCAATATATTGTAGTAGACATTAGATGGTTTGTGGAGAATGACAAGGCAGGTGGTTACAACCAAACCGACCCCATTTATGTAATGGATGAGTACGGCAGATATTTACCATCTACCAAACGCTTCCCATCTTCTGCCAATGGCAAAGGCTTTAAACCTTTAGCAGATTACATGCACAGCAAAGGCTTAAAATTTGGCATCCACATTATGCGGGGTGTGCCTGTTAAAGCTGTGAATGAGAAACTGCCTATCAAGGGTACCAACGGAATAACTGCCGATAAAATTTATACTACCGCAATGCAGTGTACATGGTTAAAAGACAACTATACTGTATTGGCAGACAAGCCTGGCGCACAGGAATATTATAATTCTATTATGGAGCTTTATGCATCATGGGAAGTTGATTTTATTAAGATAGATGATCTTTCCCGTCCATATCATCAGGGCGAAATAGAACTGATACGCAACGCCATTGACCTTACCGGTCGCCCAATGGTTTTGAGTACCTCTCCCGGTGAAACACCCATTGCAAAAGCAGACCATGTTAAAGAACATGCTAACATGTGGCGCATGGTTGATGATGTTTGGGACATATGGAAAGATCTTACCCATTTAATGAAGGTTGCCCAACCATGGTATAGCTACATTTCCCCCGGCACCTGGCCTGATTGTGATATGATACCGCTTGGTCGCATTGCTATACGTGGTGAACGCGGCAAAGACCGCATGACCCGCTTAACCAAAGAAGAGCAATACTCGCTGATGACTTTCTTCACTATATTCCGCTCACCATTGATGTTTGGCGGCGACCTGCCATCAAACGACGCATTTACACAATCACTTTTAACCAATAAAGATGTATTGGCGATGCACCGCGATGGAACGGACGTAAAGCAATTGTTTATGGAGAACGGACAATTAGCCATAACCTCCCGCAACAGCAAAACAGGGCAACGCTATATAGCTTTATTTAACATAGGCGATACCGGAAATGCTAATGTTTCTGTTAATTTAAAAGATTTGGGCTTAAGTGGCAAGGTTAAGGTAAAAGACCTTTGGACTGGCGCAGCCTCCACGCAAACAGATGCCACCTTGTCGCGTTCAATTGCGCCGCATGCAAGCGTTTTATTGAGTATTTCCAATTAA
- a CDS encoding pyrophosphohydrolase domain-containing protein encodes MEISITDLNALNQVAEFHTTFKHPVLPEPTIPAIERCKLRIELLQEELNELQEAVENNDIVEVADALCDLQYVLAGAVLEFGLAGKFRELFDEVHRSNMSKACKSAEEADQTVAHYKQSSNTDAYHQQVEDLFLVYRAPDNKTLKSVNYSPADLRGVLGL; translated from the coding sequence ATGGAAATTTCAATAACAGATCTTAATGCCCTGAACCAGGTAGCTGAGTTTCATACTACTTTTAAACACCCTGTACTGCCGGAGCCAACAATACCGGCTATAGAGCGTTGCAAATTGCGCATTGAACTTTTACAGGAAGAGCTGAATGAGCTACAGGAAGCTGTTGAAAACAATGACATTGTGGAAGTTGCTGATGCGCTTTGCGATCTGCAATATGTACTGGCTGGTGCAGTATTGGAATTCGGGCTGGCGGGTAAGTTTAGGGAGCTGTTTGATGAGGTGCACCGCTCTAACATGAGCAAGGCTTGTAAAAGCGCTGAGGAAGCTGACCAAACTGTTGCCCATTATAAGCAGAGTAGCAATACAGATGCGTACCATCAGCAGGTGGAGGACCTTTTCCTGGTTTACCGCGCGCCAGATAACAAAACGCTTAAATCCGTTAATTATTCGCCGGCAGACCTGCGTGGTGTATTAGGACTATAA
- a CDS encoding bifunctional nuclease family protein, with translation MKKIELDIVGLSYSQTQSGAYALVLGEINGRRRLPIIIGSFEAQAIAIEIEKMTPSRPLTHDLFKSFAEAYHIAIQEIIIYNLVDGIFYSKLICNDGKKTLEIDARTSDAIALAVRFDCPIYTYEFILSSAGIVIEGNEFVYLENISETPEEVKPVSAGGGYATLSTEELKTKLQEALAEESYEKAAKIRDELNKRKAS, from the coding sequence ATGAAAAAAATAGAGCTCGATATTGTGGGCTTGTCATATAGTCAGACACAATCGGGCGCGTACGCGCTTGTTTTAGGCGAGATCAATGGTCGCAGACGACTGCCTATTATTATTGGCAGCTTTGAAGCGCAAGCTATTGCCATTGAGATTGAAAAAATGACGCCAAGTCGTCCGCTTACGCACGACCTTTTTAAAAGTTTTGCCGAAGCTTATCACATAGCCATTCAGGAAATTATTATTTATAACCTCGTTGACGGCATCTTTTATTCTAAATTGATCTGTAATGATGGTAAAAAGACGCTGGAAATAGACGCGCGCACATCAGACGCGATAGCCTTGGCAGTTAGGTTTGATTGCCCAATTTATACGTATGAGTTTATTCTTTCAAGCGCGGGCATTGTAATTGAAGGCAATGAATTTGTTTATCTGGAAAACATATCTGAAACGCCCGAAGAAGTTAAACCCGTAAGTGCAGGAGGTGGCTATGCTACTTTAAGTACTGAAGAGTTAAAAACCAAACTACAGGAAGCGCTGGCAGAAGAATCATACGAGAAAGCGGCCAAGATCAGGGATGAACTGAATAAAAGGAAAGCGTCTTAA
- a CDS encoding tetratricopeptide repeat protein, with amino-acid sequence MDTSRLDKLLAFIKDEPNDEFLKYALATEYLRLNDTEKALFYYEDLISNHPLYTGTYYHLGKLYEALNRKDDAIRTYETGMKITREKRDNHAFSELQAVYREAIGEGDEDW; translated from the coding sequence ATGGACACAAGCAGATTAGACAAGCTATTGGCATTTATTAAAGATGAACCCAACGACGAATTTTTAAAATACGCGCTTGCCACCGAGTATCTGCGTTTAAACGATACAGAAAAGGCTTTGTTTTACTATGAAGACCTCATTAGCAATCATCCTTTATATACAGGCACTTATTATCACCTGGGTAAATTATATGAGGCTTTAAACCGTAAAGATGATGCCATACGCACCTACGAAACAGGCATGAAAATTACAAGGGAAAAACGCGATAATCACGCTTTTTCTGAATTGCAGGCAGTATACCGGGAAGCAATAGGAGAAGGGGATGAAGACTGGTAG
- a CDS encoding electron transfer flavoprotein subunit beta/FixA family protein — translation MRILVCVSNVPDTTTKITFTNNNTQFNTSGVQFILNPYDEIALARAVELAESTGGSVTVINVGEAATEPTIRKALAVGATDAVRVNASPPDAWFVAVQIAEYIKKNPFDLILTGRESIDYNGSKVAGMLGELLDIPSVSIIKKIDVNGNEAMVEREIEGGKEILTIPLPLVAGCAEGVTEPKIPNMRGIMSARTKPLVVVEPVALEINSTIIGYETPAPRGQVKLVNSDNPEQLIELLHTEARVI, via the coding sequence ATGAGAATCCTGGTTTGTGTAAGTAACGTTCCCGATACCACTACAAAAATAACTTTTACCAATAACAACACGCAATTTAATACAAGCGGCGTGCAGTTTATATTGAATCCGTATGACGAGATAGCCCTTGCCCGCGCTGTTGAACTGGCCGAAAGCACCGGAGGCAGCGTAACGGTTATCAATGTTGGTGAAGCTGCTACCGAGCCAACCATACGTAAAGCTTTGGCAGTTGGTGCTACTGATGCTGTGCGTGTTAATGCGTCACCGCCTGACGCCTGGTTTGTAGCTGTGCAAATTGCAGAATACATTAAAAAGAATCCATTTGACCTTATATTAACCGGCCGAGAATCTATTGATTACAATGGATCGAAGGTTGCAGGTATGTTGGGTGAACTGTTGGATATACCATCAGTATCTATCATCAAAAAAATAGATGTTAATGGCAATGAAGCCATGGTTGAGCGTGAGATTGAGGGCGGAAAAGAAATTCTGACCATTCCGCTACCGTTGGTGGCTGGTTGTGCAGAGGGGGTTACTGAGCCTAAAATTCCCAATATGCGCGGTATCATGTCGGCACGTACCAAACCGTTGGTAGTTGTTGAGCCTGTTGCCTTAGAAATAAATTCTACCATTATAGGTTATGAAACACCGGCCCCTCGCGGACAGGTGAAACTGGTAAATTCCGACAATCCGGAGCAATTAATTGAACTGCTGCACACCGAGGCCCGTGTTATATAA
- a CDS encoding pseudouridine synthase, with amino-acid sequence MLEIIYSDEQLIAINKPHDLLVHRSSIAADTSEFALQLLRDQIGARVYPVHRLDRKTGGALLFALDKDTDKAMQQQFMNNQVHKKYLAIVRGHTPDSGEVDYSLRKENGTLQEAFTAYRTLQLAELPVPLGKHETSRYSLVEAEPTTGRMHQLRKHFAHIFHPIIGDRTHGCNKQNKLFKEKWEMNTMLLHASQLNFQHPITNQPIEINASLQPEFIVVMQLMGWE; translated from the coding sequence ATGCTCGAAATTATTTATAGTGATGAGCAGCTGATAGCCATCAATAAACCGCATGACCTTTTGGTGCACCGCTCATCTATAGCGGCGGATACTTCAGAATTCGCCTTGCAGTTGCTGCGCGATCAGATAGGGGCCAGGGTTTACCCTGTTCATCGTCTTGATAGAAAAACAGGTGGTGCTTTGCTATTTGCTTTGGATAAAGATACCGATAAGGCCATGCAGCAGCAATTTATGAACAACCAGGTGCATAAAAAGTACCTGGCCATTGTGCGGGGACATACACCTGATAGCGGCGAAGTAGACTATTCCTTACGCAAGGAGAACGGCACCCTTCAGGAGGCTTTTACGGCCTACCGAACTTTGCAGCTAGCTGAGCTACCTGTTCCGTTGGGTAAACATGAAACCTCGAGGTATTCGTTGGTTGAGGCCGAACCTACTACCGGCAGGATGCACCAGTTGCGTAAGCATTTCGCGCACATTTTTCATCCTATTATAGGCGATAGAACCCATGGCTGTAATAAACAGAATAAGTTGTTTAAAGAAAAATGGGAAATGAACACCATGTTACTACATGCCTCGCAACTCAATTTCCAACATCCCATCACCAATCAACCCATTGAAATAAATGCCAGTCTGCAACCCGAATTTATAGTGGTGATGCAGTTAATGGGATGGGAATGA